The proteins below are encoded in one region of Halichoerus grypus chromosome X, mHalGry1.hap1.1, whole genome shotgun sequence:
- the FLNA gene encoding filamin-A isoform X1 produces MSSSHSRAGQSAAGAAPGGGADARDAEMPATEKDLAEDAPWKKIQQNTFTRWCNEHLKCVSKRIANLQTDLSDGLRLIALLEVLSQKKMHRKHNQRPTFRQMQLENVSVALEFLDRESIKLVSIDSKAIVDGNLKLILGLIWTLILHYSISMPMWDEEEDEEAKKQTPKQRLLGWIQNKLPQLPITNFSRDWQSGRALGALVDSCAPGLCPDWDSWDASKPVNNAREAMQQADDWLGIPQVITPEEIVDPNVDEHSVMTYLSQFPKAKLKPGAPLRPKLNPKKARAYGPGIEPAGNMVKKRAEFTVETRSAGQGEVLVYVEDPAGHQEEAKVTANNDKNRTFSVWYVPEVTGTHKVTVLFAGQHIAKSPFEVYVDKSQGDASKVTAQGPGLEPSGNIANKTTYFEIFTAGAGTGEVEVVIQDPAGQKGTVEPQLEARGDSTYRCSYQPTMEGVHTVHVTFAGVPIPRSPYTVTVGQACNPGACRAVGRGLQPKGVRVKESADFKVYTKGAGSGELKVTVKGPKGEERVKQKDLGDGVYGFEYYPLVPGTYTVTITWGGQNIGRSPFEVKVGTECGNQKVRAWGPGLEGGVVGKSADFVVEAIGDDVGTLGFSVEGPSQARIECDDKGDGSCDVRYWPQEAGEYAVHVLCNSEDIRLSPFMADIREAPQDFHPDRVKARGPGLEKTGVAVNKPAEFTVDAKHGGKASLRVQVQDNEGCPVEAAVKDNGNGTYSCSYVPRKPVKHTAMVSWGGVSIPNSPFRVNVGAGSHPNKVKVYGPGVAKTGLKAHEPTYFTVDCAEAGQGDVSIGIKCAPGVVGPTEADIDFDIIRNDNDTFTVKYTPRGAGSYTIMVLFADQATPTSPIRVKVEPSHDASKVKAEGPGLSRTGVELGKPTHFTVNAKAAGKGKLDVQFSGLAKGDAVRDVDIIDHHDNTYTVKYTPVQQGPVGINVTYGGDPIPKSPFSVGVSPSLDLSKIKVSGLGEKVDVGKDQEFTVKSKGAGGQGKVASKITGPSGTVVPCKVEPGLGADNSVVRFVPREEGPYEVEVTYDGVSVPGSPFPVEALPPTKPSKVKAFGPGLQGGSAGSPARFTIDTKGAGMGGLGLTVEGPCEAQLECLDNGDGTCSVSYVPTEPGDYNINILFADTHIPGSPFKAHVVPCFDASKVKCSGPGLERATAGEAGQFHVDCSSAGSAELTIEICSEAGLPAEVHIQDHGDGTHTITYIPLCPGAYTVTIKYGGQPVPNFPSKLQVEPAVDTSGVQCYGPGIEGQGVFREATTEFSVDARALTQTGGPHVKARVTNPSGNLTETYVQDCGDGTYKVEYTPYEEGLHSVDVTYDGSPVPSSPFQVPVTEGCDPSRVRVHGPGIQSGTTNKPNKFTVETRGAGTGGLGLAVEGPSEAKMSCMDNKDGSCSVEYTPYEAGTYSLNVTYGGHQVPGSPFKVPVHDVTDASKVKCSGPGLSPGMVRANLPQSFQVDTSKAGVAPLQVKVQGPKGLVEPVDVVDNADGTQTVNYVPSREGPYSISVLYGEEEVPRSPFKVKVLPTHDASKVKASGPGLNTTGVPASLPVEFTIDAKDAGEGLLAVQITDPEGKPKKTHIQDNHDGTYTVAYVPDVTGRYTILIKYGGDEIPFSPYRVRAVPTGDASKCTVTVSIGGHGLGAGIGPTIQIGEETVITVDTKAAGKGKVTCTVCTPDGSEVDVDVVENEDGTFDIFYTAPQPGKYVICVRFGGEHVPNSPFQVTALAGDQPTAQPPLRPQQLAPSYTYAQGGQQTWAPERPLMGVNGLDVTSLRPFDLVIPFTIKKGEITGEVRMPSGKVAQPAITDNKDGTVTVRYAPSEAGLHEMDIRYDHMHIPGSPLQFYVDYVNCGHVTAYGPGLTHGVVNKPAVFTVNTKDAGEGGLSLAIEGPSKAEISCTDNQDGTCSVSYLPVLPGDYSILVKYNEQHIPGSPFTARVTGDDSMRMSHLKVGSAADIPINISETDLSLLTATVVPPSGREEPCLLKRLRNGHVGISFVPKETGEHLVHVKKNGQHVASSPIPVVISQSEIGDASRVRVSGQGLHEGHTFEPAEFIIDTRDAGYGGLSLSIEGPSKVDINTEDLEDGTCRVTYCPTEPGNYIINIKFADQHVPGSPFSVKVTGEGRVKESITRRRRAPSVANVGSHCDLSLKIPEISIQDMTAQVTSPSGKSHEAEIVEGENHTYCIRFVPAEMGMHTVSVKYKGQHVPGSPFQFTVGPLGEGGAHKVRAGGPGLERAEAGVPAEFSIWTREAGAGGLAIAVEGPSKAEISFEDRKDGSCGVAYVVQEPGDYEVSVKFNEEHIPDSPFVVPVASPSGDARRLTVSSLQESGLKVNQPASFAVSLNGAKGAIDAKVHSPSGALEECYVTEIDQDKYAVRFIPRENGVYLIDVKFNGTHIPGSPFKIRVGEPGHGGDPGLVSAYGAGLEGGVTGSPAEFIVNTSNAGAGALSVTIDGPSKVKMDCQECPEGYRVTYTPMAPGSYLISIKYGGPYHIGGSPFKAKVTGPRLVSNHSLHETSSVFVDSLTKTASAPQHGALAGSTDASKVLAKGLGLSKAYAGQKSSFTVDCSKAGNNMLLVGVHGPRTPCEEILVKHVGSRLYSVSYLLKDKGEYTLVVKWGDEHIPGSPYRVLVP; encoded by the exons ATGAGTAGCTCCCACTCCCGGGCGGGCCAGAGCGCGGCAGGCGCGGCTCCGGGCGGCGGTGCCGACGCGCGAGACGCCGAGATGCCAGCCACCGAGAAGGACCTGGCAGAGGACGCGCCGTGGAAGAAGATCCAGCAGAACACGTTCACGCGCTGGTGCAACGAGCACCTGAAGTGCGTGAGCAAGCGCATCGCCAACCTGCAGACGGACCTGAGCGATGGGCTGCGGCTCATCGCGCTGCTGGAGGTGCTCAGCCAGAAGAAGATGCACCGCAAGCACAACCAGAGGCCCACCTTCCGCCAGATGCAGCTCGAGAACGTGTCCGTGGCGCTCGAGTTCCTGGACCGTGAGAGCATCAAGCTCGTGTCCATCG ACAGCAAGGCCATCGTGGATGGGAACCTGAAGCTGATCTTGGGCCTCATCTGGACCCTGATCCTGCACTACTCCATCTCCATGCCCATgtgggatgaggaggaggatgaggaagcCAAGAAGCAGACGCCTAAGCAGCGGCTCCTGGGCTGGATTCAGAATAAGCTGCCGCAGCTGCCCATCACCAACTTCAGCCGGGACTGGCAGAGCGGCAGGGCCCTGGGTGCCCTCGTCGACAGCTGTGCCCCAG GCCTATGCCCTGACTGGGACTCCTGGGATGCCAGCAAGCCCGTGAACAACGCGAGGGAGGCCATGCAGCAGGCTGATGATTGGCTGGGCATCCCTCAG GTGATCACACCCGAGGAAATCGTGGATCCCAATGTGGACGAGCACTCCGTCATGACCTACCTGTCCCAGTTCCCCAAGGCCAAGCTGAAGCCAGGAGCTCCCCTGCGGCCCAAACTAAACCCAAAGAAAGCCCGAGCCTATGGGCCAG GCATCGAGCCCGCAGGCAACATGGTGAAGAAGCGCGCGGAATTCACCGTGGAGACCAGAAGTGCTGGCCAGGGAGAGGTGCTGGTGTACGTGGAGGACCCAGCCGGCCACCAGGAAGAG GCAAAGGTGACCGCCAATAATGACAAGAACCGGACCTTCTCTGTCTGGTACGTCCCCGAAGTGACGGGGACTCACAAG GTCACCGTGCTCTTTGCCGGCCAGCATATCGCCAAGAGTCCCTTCGAGGTGTATGTGGACAAGTCCCAGGGGGATGCGAGCAAAGTGACCGCCCAGGGCCCTGGCCTGGAGCCCAGTGGCAACATCGCCAACAAGACCACCTACTTTGAGATCTTCACAGCAG GGGCTGGCACGGGCGAGGTGGAAGTTGTGATCCAGGACCCTGCGGGCCAGAAGGGCACCGTGGAGCCTCAGCTGGAGGCCCGGGGCGACAGCACGTACCGCTGCAGCTACCAGCCCACCATGGAGGGCGTCCACACGGTGCACGTCACCTTCGCCGGCGTGCCCATCCCTCGAAGCCCCTACACTGTCACTGTTGGCCAAG CCTGTAACCCGGGCGCCTGCCGTGCCGTTGGCCGTGGCCTCCAGCCCAAGGGTGTGCGGGTGAAGGAGAGCGCGGACTTCAAGGTGTACACGAAGGGCGCCGGCAGCGGAGAGCTGAAGGTCACCGTGAAGGGGCCCA AGGGCGAGGAGCGTGTGAAGCAGAAGGACCTGGGGGACGGCGTCTATGGCTTCGAGTATTACCCCCTGGTCCCCGGCACGTACACTGTCACCATCACGTGGGGTGGCCAGAACATCGGGCGCAG TCCCTTTGAGGTGAAGGTGGGCACGGAGTGCGGCAACCAGAAGGTGCGGGCCTGGGGCCCCGGGCTGGAAGGCGGCGTCGTGGGCAAGTCGGCCGACTTCGTGGTGGAGGCCATCGGGGACGACGTCGGCACCCTGG GCTTCTCGGTGGAGGGCCCGTCGCAGGCCAGGATTGAGTGCGACGACAAGGGCGACGGCTCCTGCGACGTGCGCTACTGGCCCCAGGAGGCCGGCGAGTACGCCGTGCACGTGCTGTGCAACAGCGAGGACATCCGCCTCAGCCCCTTCATGGCCGACATCCGCGAGGCGCCCCAGGACTTCCACCCAGACAGG GTGAAGGCACGCGGGCCTGGACTGGAGAAGACGGGCGTGGCTGTCAATAAGCCGGCAGAGTTCACGGTGGACGCCAAGCATGGTGGGAAGGCCAGTCTCCGGGTCCAAGTCCAG GACAACGAGGGATGCCCCGTGGAGGCGGCAGTCAAGGACAACGGCAACGGCACTTACAGCTGCTCGTACGTGCCCAGGAAGCCGGTGAAGCACACGGCCATGGTGTCCTGGGGCGGCGTCAGCATTCCCAACAGCCCCTTCCGG GTGAACGTGGGAGCCGGTAGCCACCCGAACAAGGTCAAGGTATATGGCCCAGGAGTAGCCAAGACAGGGCTCAAGGCTCATGAGCCAACCTACTTCACTGTGGATTGCGCCGAGGCCGGCCAGG GGGACGTCAGCATTGGCATCAAGTGTGCCCCTGGCGTGGTGGGCCCCACTGAGGCCGACATCGACTTTGACATCATCCGTAACGACAACGACACCTTCACAGTGAAGTACACACCGCGCGGGGCTGGCAGCTACACCATCATGGTCCTCTTTGCTGACCAG GCCACGCCCACCAGCCCCATCCGGGTCAAGGTGGAGCCCTCCCATGATGCCAGCAAGGTGAAGGCTGAGGGCCCTGGCCTCAGTCGCACTG GTGTTGAGCTTGGCAAACCCACCCACTTCACGGTCAATGCCAAAGCTGCTGGCAAAGGCAAGCTGGACGTCCAGTTCTCAGGGCTGGCCAAGGGGGACGCAGTGCGCGATGTGGACATCATTGACCACCACGACAACACCTACACGGTCAAGTACACTCCCGTGCAGCAG GGTCCAGTGGGCATCAATGTCACTTACGGAGGGGACCCCATCCCCAAGAGCCCCTTCTCGGTGGGGGTGTCTCCAAGCCTAGACCTCAgcaagatcaaggtgtctggCCTGGGAGAGA AGGTGGATGTCGGCAAAGATCAGGAGTTCACAGTCAAATCGAAGGGTGCTGGTGGCCAAGGCAAAGTGGCATCCAAGATCACGGGCCCCTCGGGCACAGTAGTGCCCTGCAAGGtggagccaggcctgggggctGACAACAGCGTGGTGCGCTTTGTGCCCCGAGAGGAGGGGCCCTATGAGGTCGAGGTGACTTACGACGGCGTGTCTGTGCCTGGCAGCCCCTTTCCTGTGgaagccctgccccccaccaagcCTAGCAAG GTGAAGGCGTTTGGGCCAGGGCTGCAGGGGGGCAGTGCGGGCTCCCCTGCGCGCTTCACCATCGATACCAAGGGTGCCGGCATGGGTGGCCTGGGCCTGACAGTGGAGGGCCCCTGCGAGGCCCAGCTCGAGTGCCTGGACAACGGGGATGGCACATGCTCTGTGTCCTATGTGCCCACCGAACCCGGGGACTACAATATCAACATCCTCTTCGCTGATACCCACATCCCCGGTTCCCCGTTCAAGGCCCACGTGGTGCCCTGCTTCGACGCATCCAAAGTCAAGTGCTCAGGCCCCGGCTTGGAGCGGGCCACGGCCGGGGAGGCGGGTCAGTTCCACGTAGACTGCTCGAGCGCAGGCAGCGCGGAGCTGACCATCGAAATCTGCTCGGAGGCGGGGCTGCCGGCCGAGGTGCACATCCAGGACCACGGTGACGGCACGCACACCATCACCTACATCCCGCTTTGCCCTGGGGCCTACACTGTCACCATCAAGTACGGTGGCCAGCCTGTGCCCAACTTCCCCAGCAAGCTGCAGGTGGAGCCTGCGGTCGACACGTCGGGCGTCCAGTGCTATGGGCCTGGGATCGAGGGCCAAG GTGTCTTCCGAGAGGCTACCACTGAGTTCAGTGTGGATGCCCGCGCTCTGACCCAGACCGGAGGGCCCCACGTCAAGGCTCGTGTGACCAACCCCTCAGGTAACCTGACCGAGACCTACGTGCAGGACTGTGGTGACGGCACCTACAAAGTGGAGTACACGCCGTATGAGGAGG GACTCCACTCCGTGGACGTGACCTATGATGGCAGCCCCGTGCCCAGCAGCCCGTTTCAGGTGCCTGTGACCGAGGGCTGTGACCCTTCCCGAGTGCGTGTCCACGGGCCAGGTATCCAAAGCGGCACCACCAACAAGCCCAACAAGTTCACCGTGGAGACCAG GGGAGCTGGCACTGGGGGCCTGGGCCTGGCTGTCGAGGGCCCCTCCGAGGCCAAGATGTCCTGCATGGACAACAAGGACGGCAGCTGTTCGGTCGAGTATACCCCCTACGAGGCTGGCACCTACAGCCTTAACGTCACTTACGGTGGCCACCAAGTCCCAG GCAGTCCTTTCAAGGTCCCCGTGCATGATGTGACAGATGCATCCAAAGTCAAGTGCTCTGGGCCTGGCCTGAGCCCTGGCATGGTCCGGGCCAACCTCCCTCAGTCCTTCCAGGTAGACACGAGCAAGGCTGGCGTGGCCCCACTGCAGGTCAAAGTGCAGGGGCCCAAAG GCCTGGTGGAGCCTGTGGACGTCGTGGACAACGCTGATGGCACCCAGACCGTAAACTACGTGCCCAGCCGGGAGGGGCCCTATAGCATCTCAGTGCTGTACGGGGAGGAAGAGGTGCCCCGCAG CCCCTTCAAGGTCAAGGTGCTGCCTACGCACGATGCCAGCAAGGTGAAGGCCAGTGGCCCCGGGCTCAATACTACCGGTGTGCCCGCCAGCCTGCCCGTGGAGTTCACCATCGACGCGAAGGACGCGGGAGAGGGCCTGCTAGCTGTGCAGATCACG GACCCTGAGGGCAAGCCCAAGAAGACGCACATCCAAGACAACCACGATGGCACGTACACGGTGGCCTATGTGCCAGACGTGACGGGCCGCTACACCATCCTGATCAAGTACGGCGGTGACGAGATCCCCTTCTCCCCGTACCGCGTCCGGGCCGTGCCCACCGGAGACGCCAGCAAGTGCACGGTCACAG TGTCAATCGGAGGTCACGGGCTAG GTGCTGGCATTGGCCCCACCATCCAGATTGGGGAGGAGACGGTGATCACTGTCGACACCAAGGCAGCAGGCAAAGGGAAGGTGACCTGCACCGTGTGCACGCCCGACGGCTCCGAGGTGGACGTGGATGTGGTGGAGAACGAGGATGGCACCTTTGACATCTTCTACACAGCCCCCCAGCCGGGCAAATATGTCATCTGCGTGCGCTTTGGTGGCGAGCACGTGCCCAACAGCCCTTTCCAAGTGACG GCTCTAGCCGGGGACCAGCCCACAGCACAGCCCCCGCTTCGGCCTCAGCAACTGGCCCCGTCTTACACGTATGCCCAGGGTGGCCAGCAGACCTGG GCCCCAGAGAGACCCCTAATGGGTGTCAATGGGTTGGATGTGACCAGCTTAAGGCCCTTCGACCTTGTCATCCCCTTCACCATCAAGAAAGGCGAAATCACGG GGGAGGTGAGGATGCCCTCGGGCAAGGTGGCACAGCCAGCCATCACGGACAACAAGGACGGCACCGTGACCGTCCGCTATGCTCCCAGCGAGGCTGGCCTGCACGAGATGGACATCCGCTACGATCACATGCACATCCCAG GAAGCCCCCTGCAGTTCTATGTGGATTACGTCAACTGCGGCCACGTCACAGCCTATGGGCCTGGCCTCACCCACGGAGTGGTGAACAAGCCTGCTGTCTTCACCGTGAACACCAAGGATGCAGGAGAGG GGGGCTTGTCCCTGGCCATCGAGGGCCCATCCAAAGCAGAAATCAGCTGCACTGACAACCAAGATGGGACCTGCAGCGTCTCCTACCTGCCCGTGCTGCCCGGGGATTACAGCATCCTGGTCAAGTACAACGAGCAGCACATCCCGGGCAGCCCCTTCACCGCCAGGGTCACAG GTGACGACTCCATGCGCATGTCCCACCTGAAGGTGGGCTCTGCTGCTGACATCCCCATCAATATCTCCGAGACGGACCTCAGCCTGCTGACGGCCACGGTCGTGCCCCCCTCGGGCCGGGAGGAGCCCTGTCTGCTGAAGCGACTGCGCAATGGCCACGTGG GGATCTCGTTCGTGCCCAAGGAGACCGGGGAGCACCTGGTGCATGTGAAGAAGAATGGCCAGCACGTGGCGAGCAGCCCCATCCCAGTGGTGATCAGCCAGTCGGAGATTGGGGATGCCAGCCGCGTGCGGGTCTCAGGCCAGGGCCTCCACGAAGGCCACACCTTTGAGCCTGCAGAGTTCATCATTGACACCCGTGATGCAG GCTACGGCGGGCTTAGCTTGTCCATTGAGGGCCCCAGCAAGGTGGACATCAACACAGAGGACCTAGAGGATGGCACATGCAGGGTCACCTACTGCCCCACAGAGCCTGGCAACTACATCATCAACATCAAGTTCGCTGACCAGCACGTGCCTG GCAGCCCCTTCTCTGTGAAGGTAACAGGAGAGGGCCGGGTGAAAGAGAGCATCACACGCCGGCGACGGGCCCCTTCGGTGGCCAATGTTGGCAGTCATTGCGACCTCAGCCTGAAGATCCCTG AAATTAGCATCCAGGACATGACAGCCCAGGTAACCAGCCCGTCAGGCAAGAGCCACGAGGCCGAGATTGTGGAAGGGGAGAACCACACCTACTGCATCCGCTTTGTGCCTGCCGAGATGGGCATGCACACAGTCAGCGTCAAGTACAAGGGCCAGCACGTGCCCGGGAGCCCCTTCCAGTTCACTGTGGGGcccctgggggaagggggagcccACAAAGTCCGTGCTGGAGGCCCTGGCCTGGAGAGGGCTGAAGCCGGAGTGCCAG CTGAATTTAGCATCTGGACCAGGGAAGCTGGTGCTGGGGGCCTGGCCATTGCTGTTGAGGGCCCCAGCAAGGCCGAGATCTCCTTCGAGGACCGCAAGGACGGCTCCTGCGGTGTGGCTTATGTGGTCCAGGAGCCAG GTGACTACGAGGTCTCGGTCAAGTTCAACGAGGAACACATCCCCGACAGCCCCTTCGTAGTACCGGTGGCTTCTCCGTCTGGCGATGCCCGCCGCCTTACTGTTTCTAGTCTTCAG GAGTCAGGGCTAAAGGTCAACCAGCCAGCCTCTTTTGCAGTCAGCCTGAATGGGGCCAAGGGGGCGATCGATGCTAAGGTGCACAGCCCCTCGGGAGCCCTGGAGGAGTGCTATGTCACAGAGATCGACCAAG ATAAGTATGCTGTACGCTTCATCCCGCGGGAGAATGGTGTCTACCTGATTGACGTCAAGTTCAATGGCACCCACATTCCTGGAAGCCCCTTCAAGATCCGAGTTGGGGAGCCTGGGCATGGAGGGGACCCAGGCCTGGTGTCCGCCTATGGAGCTGGCCTAGAAGGTGGGGTCACAG GGAGCCCAGCTGAGTTTATCGTGAACACGAGCAACGCTGGAGCGGGTGCCCTGTCAGTAACCATCGATGGGCCCTCCAAGGTGAAGATGGATTGCCAGGAGTGCCCTGAGGGCTACCGTGTCACTTATACTCCCATGGCACCTGGCAGCTACCTCATCTCCATCAAGTATGGTGGCCCCTACCACATTGGGGGCAGCCCCTTCAAGGCCAAAGTCACAG GTCCCCGTCTCGTCAGCAACCACAGCCTCCATGAGACATCATCCGTGTTTGTGGACTCCCTGACCAAGACTGCCAGTGCCCCCCAGCATGGGGCCCTGGCAGGTTCCACTGATGCCAGCAAGGTGCTGGCCAAGGGCCTGGGGCTGAGCAAGGCCTACGCGGGCCAAAAGAGCAGCTTCACGGTGGACTGCAGCAAAGCAG GCAACAACATGCTGCTGGTAGGGGTGCATGGCCCCCGGACACCCTGCGAGGAGATCCTGGTGAAGCACGTGGGCAGCCGGCTCTACAGTGTGTCTTACCTGCTCAAGGACAAGGGAGAGTACACGCTGGTGGTCAAGTGGGGCGATGAGCACATCCCAGGCAGCCCCTACCGTGTCCTGGTCCCCTGA